The Rhodothermus marinus DSM 4252 DNA segment CTTCCGCCTCCGCCGCAGGCGCAGCAGTAATTCACGCGAGGCGTTCCACCGCGACGGCCGTGCCGCCGCCCGTACCGTGACAGATGGCGGCCAGTCCCAGCGTGCCGTCGTGGCGGCGCAGCGCGTGCAGGAGCGTCACGATGATCCGCGCCCCCGAGCAGCCGATCGGGTGCCCCAGCGCAATGGCCCCGCCGTGCACGTTCAGCTTCTCGTAGGGCACGTCCAGCATGCGGTGAAACAGGATGCTGTTGATGGCGAAGGCCTCGTTGTTTTCGAACAGGTCGAAGTCTTCGATGCGGCGGCCCAGCCGATCCAGCAGCCGACGCACGGCCGGCACCGGCGCCTCCGGAAACCGCCACGGCTCGCCGGCCGCCCAGGCCCCGCCCAGAAGTCGGGCAATAGGCTGAAGGCCATGGCGCTCGACGGCCGCCCGGCTGGCCAGCAGGAGCGCGGCCGCTCCGTCGCTGATCTGACTGCTGTTGCCGGCCGTCAGCACCCCGTCTTTTCTGAAAGCAGGCTTCAGGGAGGCCAGCGCTTCGCGGGTCGTATCGGGCCGGATACCTTCGTCCCGGTCCAGCGTTTTCGTCTCGCGCCGCTCCCGGTAGGTGATCGGCACGATCTCATCGGCAAAGTAGCAGCGTTCGGTGGCTTCGGCCGCCCGTCGGTGCGACATCAGCGCGATTTCGTCGAGTTCTTCGCGCGTAATGCCGTGTTCGGCGGCCAGGCGCTCGGTCTGCTCGCCCATCGCCTCGCCACTCATGGGATCGGTCAGGCCGTCATAGAGCAAGAGATCGACGAGCTGTTCCGGCGCCCCCAGCAGGAATTTGTAGCCCCAGCGTGCCCGCGCCGACAGGTAGAACCCGGCCTGCGACATCGACTCGACCCCGCCGGCCAGCAGCAGATCGGCCTCACCGGCGCGGATCATGGTGGCCGCCGTCATCACGCTGATCATGCCCGAGGAGCAGACCATGTCGACGGCCAGTCCGTCCACCTCTTTCGGAATGCCGGCCTTCAGCGCGGCCTGGCGCGGAATGAGCTGGCCGTGTCCCCCGCGCAACACGTTGCCGAAGATGTAGCCGTCCAAGTCTTTCCCTTCCACCCCGACCCGCTCCAGGGCGGCCTTCATCGCATGCGCGGCCAGATCGACCGGACTGTGGTCCTTCAGCGCACCGCCGAATTTGCCGATGGGCGTGCGTACAGCGGTAACGATATAGACGTCCTGCATGGTGCGTTCGGATTGATTGGAAGCGGTTTCGATGTGCTCGAAACGACCCCGCCGAAAAACGGGTTTCGCGCCACCGGCACCTTTGCGAGAGCTTAACGAATTTTAAGGCTACGTACAGGATTTTCGGGGCCGCCGCCTCCTTATTTTGTTCAGCGTGTAATATGGAATCGCTGATTTACCAGTGCATGGAGGGTACCACACCTGGAGTGGCGGACGTGATCCGGTGGGTATGATCGGGCGGACACAGGGGTCCGCCCCTACGTGGTAGGAAGGTCGTCGTTTGCCCGGTAGGGGTGCACCGCAGTGTGCGCCCGTGCTTTTTCACATGCACTATGATTTCCCAGAAATCGTATAACCCGAACCGACAAAACCATGCTTCCCGACTGGGCACCGAACCTGCACCCGCTGGTGGTGCATTTTCCCATCGCGCTGCTTTTTCTGGCCGTCGGATTCGACCTGGTCGCCTGGCTGCTGCGCCGGCCGGTGGCCCTGGTCCGGGTAACGGCCGTGCTTTACGCACTGGGGGCGCTTTCGGCGCTGGTGGCTTTTCTGACCGGACGGGCGGCGGCCGACAGCCTGGAGCTGCCCACAGCGGTCATTCCGGCCGTCACCACGCATGCCGACTGGGCCGAACGCGCCGTCTGGTTCTTCGGCGTCTTTGCCCTGATTCGACTGGCGCTGGCCTGGTGGCGCCGCCCGCTGGCCCGTGCCGCCTGGCTGCAGGGGCTGCTGCTTTTGCTGGGCGCCGGTGGCCTGTGGTTGCTCTACGAAACCGGCGAGCATGGTGCCGAGCTGGTCTATGCGCACGGGCTGGGCGTGGCGTCGGTGCGTACGCTTCAGGCCGAACGCGACGCGCTGGCGCAGGTGCTGCAACGCCAGCAGGCGGCCGCGCAGTTCGAACGCCTGACCGAGGGCGGCTGGCGCTGGACGCCCGGTCCCGGAGCCGAGCCGATCCTGACCGACACGTTCAAGGTACTGGACGGCACGCTTTCGGCCATCACGTGGACGCCTGGTTCGGAAGGTCTCCGGCTGACGCTTTCCGAGACCCCGCTGCTGCTGGTCGGCCCCGGCACGCTCTCCGGCACGGAGCTGCGCGCCCGCCTGCGGCTCGACAGCCTGGCGGGAAGCGTCCGGCTCGTTTATCACGTCCAGGATCCCCGGAACTACGACTTTCTGGAGCTTTACCGGGACCGGGTGCGCCAGGGGCGGCTCGAAGATGGCCGTGTGCGGATCTTCGACGAAGCACCGCTTGAAGCCAGCGGCTGGCTCGACGTGCGGGTCGTTGCCCACGGCACGCACCTCCGGGGCTACGTGAACGGCCGCCTTGTAACCCACGGACACGGCCCGGCCGCCCAACCCGGCCCGGCCGGGGTGCACCTGCAGGGCCCAGGTGTGCTGGATCTGGGCCTGCTCGGCGCCCAACCAATTACCACAATGCAGATGTAGGTGTAATCATTACGGGTCGTCCCACGTCTATTTCCGTGGAAGACCACCAGACACAGAAAACCTATGGAACGTGCTTACGATTACGGGCTCTGGCCCCTGGTCGTTGTTTCCTCCCTGATCTTCATCCTGTTTGCTATCAGTTTCACCCGCCCGCAGAGTCGATACGACTGGCGGGCCCTGGGCGCCTTCTCCGCCTTTGTGGTGGCCCTTTTTACGGAGATGTACGGAGTTCCTCTGACGCTGTACCTGCTCTCAGGCTGGCTCA contains these protein-coding regions:
- a CDS encoding thiolase family protein, with translation MQDVYIVTAVRTPIGKFGGALKDHSPVDLAAHAMKAALERVGVEGKDLDGYIFGNVLRGGHGQLIPRQAALKAGIPKEVDGLAVDMVCSSGMISVMTAATMIRAGEADLLLAGGVESMSQAGFYLSARARWGYKFLLGAPEQLVDLLLYDGLTDPMSGEAMGEQTERLAAEHGITREELDEIALMSHRRAAEATERCYFADEIVPITYRERRETKTLDRDEGIRPDTTREALASLKPAFRKDGVLTAGNSSQISDGAAALLLASRAAVERHGLQPIARLLGGAWAAGEPWRFPEAPVPAVRRLLDRLGRRIEDFDLFENNEAFAINSILFHRMLDVPYEKLNVHGGAIALGHPIGCSGARIIVTLLHALRRHDGTLGLAAICHGTGGGTAVAVERLA
- a CDS encoding DUF2231 domain-containing protein, with product MLPDWAPNLHPLVVHFPIALLFLAVGFDLVAWLLRRPVALVRVTAVLYALGALSALVAFLTGRAAADSLELPTAVIPAVTTHADWAERAVWFFGVFALIRLALAWWRRPLARAAWLQGLLLLLGAGGLWLLYETGEHGAELVYAHGLGVASVRTLQAERDALAQVLQRQQAAAQFERLTEGGWRWTPGPGAEPILTDTFKVLDGTLSAITWTPGSEGLRLTLSETPLLLVGPGTLSGTELRARLRLDSLAGSVRLVYHVQDPRNYDFLELYRDRVRQGRLEDGRVRIFDEAPLEASGWLDVRVVAHGTHLRGYVNGRLVTHGHGPAAQPGPAGVHLQGPGVLDLGLLGAQPITTMQM